From the genome of Nicotiana sylvestris chromosome 2, ASM39365v2, whole genome shotgun sequence, one region includes:
- the LOC138885177 gene encoding uncharacterized protein, with product MKKHSKKYPKIVWNQSLAKNGQFFAPHNVDYMVLRFHTLCDPSISSQIKELLSSNGLNLFKKTCFGYLLSLPTICMQNQAIHLLMKYELTKSNESYFSVQLKGETLNFRLREFALITSLRCVTQVTDFGYTPTYISKIMSSYFPNKLRVEKSYLKQIVTTRSWVNDEDAVKLCILYLLEFFICPSDKDHVSFVDHFRFYLVESGTDLSTRCSNSIPHILRWSATKGQIWLAAFEEKMIKHEWIKFTNIVESGEEIAVLILPEKIEYKVQEGEQTSEVLNADPPTLETKQTDGEEDKESIAEKISKLEKGIEQVDRKLEDFRKAVFVELDSLRVFINDSVQSVLQMINIRNVQDDAKHFQFNIGEQVQENTSKTVTEGINAQSPIHGVTVAAQSEQVIEEHDNEGADAQYVDLGDSEGSRVEKNGVTLDDFELPDNLSQLVMFGEPIQDDATPMHSGRIRHPKKYARSPFIPLYSSGGNNSVGPKIFYLKHPFTTVIGENIDPDILEKFNKWLYQSSDKGSKRKAPFSIKDNQIKPWLDLVVENVDKKEWFFSLAHPGQVLNDSCNCSYFVVYVEHYKINRSLKCRYNVDMIVDAVLRVCPITVELFLDIIVDIFVSVFVVNCSYNRQYGPNNKTRFTTTDCVFKTRIEQIYEKFINLPPQEKYSVIKPQDVVAEYILGYRLLANVAWDEVDYVIMPVNIKEKFHWVLVVFDIADRQLYAYDSMVSSHNHHVVESCVKKFSVIIPLYFSCTGFYGKRNDINFMNTKAYIEKPIIDPLNIQWMVADIP from the exons ATGAAGAAACATTCAAAAAAATACCCTAAAATTGTTTGGAACCAATCACTGGCAAAG aatggaCAGTTTTTTGCCCCACATAATGTTGATTATATGGTGCTTAGATTCCACACTTTGTGTGATCCTAGCATTTCTAGCCAGATTAAAGAGCTTCTATCCTCAAATGGTTTGAATCTTTTCAAAAAGACGTGTTTTGGATACTTACTGTCTCTTCCCACCATATGCATGCAAAACCAAGCCATTCATCTTCTGATGAAGTATGAATTGACCAAATCCAATGAATCATATTTTTCTGTACAGTTAAAGGGTGAAACATTAAATTTTAGATTGCGTGAGTTTGCATTAATTACTAGTCTAAGATGTGTTACTCAGGTTACTGATTTTGGTTATACTCCCACTTATATTAGCAAAATAATGAGCAGTTATTTTCCTAACAAATTAAGAGTGGAGAAGTCTTATTTGAAACAGATAGTAACCACTAGATCATGGGTAAACGATGAGGATGCGGTGAAGTTGTGCATCCTTTATCTTTTAGAATTTTTCATTTGTCCTTCAGACAAAGATCATGTTTCTTTTGTAGATCACTTTAGGTTCTATTTGGTAGAATCTGG CACTGATCTATCTACAAGGTGTTCTAACTCAATACCTCACATACTAAGATGGTCAGCTACTAAGGGGCAGATTTGGTTAGCTGCCTTTGAAGAGAAGATGATAAAGCATGAGTGGATAAAG TTTACTAACATAGTTGAATCTGGAGAAGAGATTGCAGTGCTGATTTTGCCCGAAAAAATTGAGTACAAAGTTCAAGAAGGTGAACAAACATCTGAGGTTCTCAATGCTGATCCTCCTACATTGGAAACCAAACAAACAGATGGAGAAGAGGACAAAGAGTCTATTGCTGAGAAGATCAGTAAATTAGAAAAAGGAATTGAGCAG GTTGATAGAAAGCTTGAAGATTTTAGGAAAGCTGTCTTTGTAGAACTCGATAGCCTTCGAGTGTTTATAAATGATTCTGTGCAGTCTGTTTTGCAAATGATAAACATTAGAAATGTGCAAGATGATGCAAAG CATTTTCAGTTCAATATTGGGGAACAAGTGCAGGAAAACACCAGCAAAACAG TTACGGAAGGTATCAATGCACAGTCCCCAATTCACGGAGTGACAGTAGCAGCTCAGTCAGAACAGGTCATTGAGGAACATGACAATGAAGGTGCAGATGCACAGTATGTGGATCTAGGTGATTCAGAAGGATCAAGAGTTGAGAAGAATGGGGTCACACTAGATGATTTTGAGTTGCCCGACAACTTATCCCAGTTGGTTATGTTTGGCGAGCCCATACAAGATGATGCAACACCTATGCATTCGGGGAGAATAAGGCATCCGAAAAAATATGCCCGATCACCATTTATCCCTCTATATAGTTCAGGGGGCAACAATTCGGTTGGACCTAAAATTTTCTACCTCAAACACCCTTTTACTACTGTTATTGGTGAAAATATAGATCCGGATATTTTAGAAAAATTCAACAAGTGGTTATACCAGTCTAGCGACAAAGGTTCAAAGAG GAAGGCTCCATTTTCCATAAAGGATAACCAAATTAAGCCTTGGTTAGACCTTGTAGTGGAAAATGTTGATAAGAAGGAATGGTTCTTTTCGCTGGCTCACCCCGGACAAGTCCTCAATGACTCG TgtaattgtagttattttgtagtttaTGTAGAACATTACAAGATTAATCGTAGTCTAAAATGTAGATATAATGTAGACATGATTGTAGATGCTGTGTTACGTGTTTGCCCAATAACTGTAG AGCTGTTTTTAGACATCATTGTAGAtatttttgtttctgtttttgtAGTTAATTGTAGTTATAAT AGGCAGTATGGCCCCAATAACAAGACCAGGTTTACCACAACGGATTGTGTGTTCAAGACCAGGATAGAACAAATTTATGAAAAGTTCATAAATTTACCTCCACAAGAGAAGTATTCGGTTATTAAACCCCAAGATGTTGTTGCAGAATATATTTTGGGGTATAGACTACTTGCCAATGTTGCATGGGATGAAGTTGACTATGTCATCATGCCCGTCAATATTAAAGAAAAATTCCATTGGGTGTTGGTCGTTTTCGACATTGCAGACAGGCAACTTTATGCGTATGATTCCATGGTCTCTTCACACAACCATCATGTTGTTGAATCCTGTGTCAAAAAGTTTTCTGTTATTATCcctttgtatttttcatgcactGGTTTCTATGGGAAGCGTAATGACATTAACTTCATGAATACAAAGGCATACATCGAGAAACCTATTATCGACCCTCTTAACATTCAGTGGATGGTTGCAGATATTCCATAG
- the LOC104240092 gene encoding uncharacterized protein, producing the protein MTSNIAESLNAVTKEASKLPIFDLLEYMRTLIERWTKDKLLKAKVRASTDHIHTVIDGVKRYIVCLKSKKCSCGQFQLDELTCPHALAALRHMNETYENYCSPYYTRESLLRTYEIPGNPLPDESKWKMPQHISDEVVNPPTGEKKQPGRPQKERYKTYDELKSKNYKVSCGNCGGEGHNKRFCKNAPKKK; encoded by the exons ATGACATCAAACATTGCTGAGTCGTTGAATGCTGTAACAAAAGAGGCAAGTAAGCTGCCAATATTTGACCTATTAGAGTATATGAGGACACTTATTGAACGTTGGACAAAAGACAAGTTATTGAAGGCAAAG gtgagggcttcaacagaTCATATCCATACTGTGATAGATGGTGTGAAGCGGTACATTGTGTGTCTTAAAAGCAAGAAATGTAGTTGTGGTCAGTTCCAACTTGATGAACTTACATGTCCACATGCTTTGGCAGCTCTAAGGCACATGAATGAAACTTATGAAAACTATTGCTCTCCGTATTACACAAGGGAGAGCTTGCTGCGTACATATGAAATACCAGGAAATCCCCTTCCTGATGAAAGCAAATGGAAAATGCCACAACATATATCTGATGAAGTAGTAAATCCACCTACGGGAGAGAAAAAGCAGCCAGGAAGACCTCAAAAGGAAAGATACAAAACATATGATGAACTAAAGTCAAAGAATTACAAGGTGTCATGTGGCAACTGTGGAggtgaagggcataacaaaagatTTTGCAAGAATGCacccaaaaagaaataa
- the LOC138885178 gene encoding uncharacterized protein: MSKSIELEKILQKRKINITCVQETRWVGSRVKNADEYKLWYSGVLRGKNGVGILIDSHLKESVLEVRRVNDRLMTIKMVVGECTLNVVSAYAPQIGLDEEIKRHFWEGLDDFVHSIPPSERLFIGRDFNGHIGSSVGGYTEVHGGFGFGERNGGALRCWTLPKHSIKFSEAGRAFGYLQKFGGEDSD, from the coding sequence ATGAGTAAGTCTATAGAATTAGAGAAGATacttcagaagaggaagattaatataacgtgtgtccaggagactaggtgggttggATCTAGGGTGAAAAACGCGGATGAGTATAAGTTATGGTACTCTGgagtcctgaggggtaagaatggagtgggtatcctgatAGATAGCCATCTTAAAGAGTCGGTGttagaggtcaggcgggtgaatgatagactaatgactattaaaatggtggtgggtgagtgtactttaaatgtcgttagcgcgtatgCACCGCAAATaggcttggatgaggagattaaaaggcacttttgggaggggttggatgactTCGTTCATAGTATTCCGCCTTCCGAAAGGTTATTCATAGGaagagatttcaatggtcatattgggtcgtctgtaggtggttatactgaggtgcatggcggatttGGTTTCGGGGAGAGGAACGGAGGGGCActtcgctgttggactttgccaaagCATTCGATCAAGTTTTCCGAAGCGGGaagagcatttggttacttacaaaagttcggtggcgaagactcagattga